In Aegilops tauschii subsp. strangulata cultivar AL8/78 chromosome 3, Aet v6.0, whole genome shotgun sequence, one genomic interval encodes:
- the LOC109771041 gene encoding GDSL esterase/lipase At1g28600, which yields MASSATMLAVVLLVLAAAQPARACYSRVFSFGDSLADTGNYRYVYGNDTGPRLPYGETFFHRATGRFSNGRIVVDFIADALGLPFVRPYWSGRSSEDFAGGANFAVGAATALSPEVLWEHGFTAARADLVHLDMEMKWFRDLLHLLCPTDVADCVDMMNKSLFLVGEIGGNDYNVPLTSLVPVEKIRSFAPSVISKISSIITDLIGLGAKTLLVPGNLPIGCLPVYLTMYQSDDTGDYESDTGCIRWMNEFSRYHNKLLVDELEKLRKLHPSVSIIYADYYGAAMEIFVSPSQFGIKNPLVACCGVEGPYGVSITTKCGHGEYKVCDNPQKYASWDGLHPTETSYKAIADGLLRGPYTQPPIATTKNSCSKLTELVSSVEYKVLYDL from the exons ATGGCTTCCTCTGCCACCATGTTGGCGGTGGTGCTACTGGTGCTGGCGGCGGCGCAGCCAGCGCGGGCGTGCTACTCGCGGGTGTTCAGCTTCGGGGATTCGCTGGCGGACACGGGCAACTACCGCTACGTCTACGGCAACGACACCGGGCCCAGGCTGCCCTACGGCGAGACCTTCTTCCACCGCGCCACCGGCCGCTTCTCCAATGGCCGCATCGTCGTCGACTTCATCG CGGACGCGCTGGGACTGCCGTTCGTGCGGCCGTACTGGAGCGGGCGGAGCTCGGAGGACTTCGCCGGAGGAGCCAACTTCGCCGTGGGCGCCGCCACGGCGCTGAGCCCGGAAGTCTTGTGGGAGCACGGGTTCACCGCGGCTAGGGCCGACTTGGTCCACCTCGATATGGAGATGAAGTGGTTCCGTGACCTGCTCCACCTGCTTTGCCCCACCGATGTAGCCG actgtgtggacatgatgaacaAATCTCTTTTCTTGGTTGGAGAAATTGGGGGAAATGACTACAACGTTCCTCTTACCTCTTTGGTGCCTGTTGAGAAGATTCGCTCGTTCGCTCCGAGTGTTATTTCCAAAATTTCATCTATAATCACC GATCTGATTGGATTGGGAGCCAAAACTCTATTAGTTCCCGGCAACCTCCCAATCGGGTGCTTGCCGGTGTACCTCACGATGTACCAGAGTGATGACACGGGGGACTATGAGTCAGACACAGGCTGTATCCGTTGGATGAACGAGTTCTCACGCTACCACAACAAACTTCTTGTGGATGAGCTGGAAAAGTTACGGAAACTTCATCCTAGTGTGTCGATCATCTATGCTGATTACTATGGTGCTGCTATGGAGATCTTTGTTTCCCCTTCTCAGTTTG GGATCAAGAATCCTTTGGTGGCTTGCTGCGGTGTAGAAGGGCCTTATGGTGTGTCAATAACCACAAAGTGTGGACATGGAGAATACAAGGTGTGTGATAACCCACAAAAGTATGCATCTTGGGATGGCTTGCATCCCACAGAAACGTCATACAAGGCCATTGCTGATGGTCTGCTAAGAGGTCCATACACTCAACCTCCAATTGCCACCACCAAAAATTCATGTTCAAAACTTACCGAGCTTGTCTCGTCTGTAGAATACAAGGTTCTCTATGATTTGTAA